In Ignavibacteriales bacterium, the following are encoded in one genomic region:
- a CDS encoding trypsin-like peptidase domain-containing protein, producing MSKREVVFFSILISFVLISVSPAFNLLSNEKIYNDTNYTSVSTQQRQLANDHITGSRNNLITETVKKVSPAVVGINVTETRTYRDPWANDPFWRQFFGDQTYNQQIKMLGSGTIISPDGYILTNDHVAGNADKIVVTLTNGNHFNAKVVGNDPVSDICLLKIDGENLPSIKMGNSEDVMTGEWVIALGNPFGLFEINDQPTVTVGVISAKGMNLDPVDNRYYLGMLQTDASINSGNSGGPLVNSVGELIGMNTLIYTGGGAGSIGLGFAIPIDKIKKIIEDIKKHGTIDRNFWIGMSAQTIDEGIAKYYKLASTRGVIVTNVEKNSPAFKAGIEVGDIISEIDNYKVNNYQSLIGVFQEFRTGESINLKIMRDNNPLTKKMTLERKYD from the coding sequence ATGAGTAAACGAGAAGTTGTATTTTTTTCAATACTAATTTCATTTGTTTTAATATCTGTTTCACCAGCTTTCAATCTATTATCGAATGAAAAAATTTATAACGATACTAATTACACTTCGGTTTCTACACAGCAACGACAGTTAGCTAACGACCATATTACAGGTTCAAGGAATAACCTGATTACAGAAACCGTAAAGAAAGTAAGTCCTGCTGTTGTTGGAATTAATGTTACTGAAACCAGAACATACAGGGATCCCTGGGCAAATGATCCTTTCTGGCGCCAGTTTTTTGGAGATCAAACCTACAACCAACAAATTAAAATGCTTGGATCTGGAACAATCATTTCTCCAGACGGTTATATTTTAACGAATGATCATGTTGCGGGAAATGCAGATAAAATTGTGGTAACGCTTACTAATGGAAATCATTTTAATGCTAAAGTTGTTGGAAACGATCCTGTTTCGGATATTTGTCTTCTTAAAATTGATGGTGAAAATCTTCCATCAATTAAAATGGGCAATTCTGAGGATGTAATGACTGGTGAATGGGTTATTGCCTTGGGAAATCCTTTTGGTTTATTCGAAATTAATGATCAGCCTACTGTTACCGTCGGGGTAATTAGTGCAAAAGGAATGAATCTGGACCCTGTAGATAATCGTTATTACCTTGGAATGCTTCAAACCGATGCTTCTATTAATAGTGGAAATAGCGGTGGACCCTTGGTAAATAGTGTGGGAGAATTAATAGGAATGAATACTTTGATTTATACCGGCGGTGGTGCAGGCAGCATCGGATTAGGATTTGCAATTCCAATTGATAAAATAAAAAAAATTATCGAAGACATAAAAAAACACGGTACTATTGACAGAAATTTCTGGATTGGAATGAGTGCCCAGACAATAGATGAAGGAATTGCTAAATACTATAAACTTGCAAGTACCCGCGGAGTAATTGTAACAAATGTAGAAAAAAATTCCCCCGCATTTAAAGCAGGAATTGAAGTTGGTGACATAATTTCTGAAATAGACAATTACAAAGTAAATAATTATCAATCTCTGATAGGAGTATTTCAGGAGTTTCGTACTGGTGAGTCTATCAATTTAAAAATTATGAGAGATAATAATCCTTTAACTAAAAAGATGACCCTGGAAAGAAAATATGATTGA
- the miaA gene encoding tRNA (adenosine(37)-N6)-dimethylallyltransferase MiaA: MERKVIVIVGPTCSGKTKLSLLLAQKFTSEIISADSRQVFKYLNIGTAKPSDKELDSVKHHFINYLDPDEEFNVSKFEIEAISLINNLFLHKKIPIVVGGSGLYIKALIDGIFNSVDTDEEFRLDLKQKMDAMGKEYLYEQLQKVDAQSAEKMLPQNWKRVMRALEVFHLTGEPIWKHQNEYKRELDFEFIQVGLNWKRDILYTNINDRVEKMIAIGLVDEVKKVFALGYSKKLNSLNTVGYKEIISFINNEISLAGAIELIKRNTRRFAKRQMTWFRKDERIKWFDVNSENDIPEISNVLVKFFN; the protein is encoded by the coding sequence TTGGAAAGAAAAGTAATTGTAATTGTTGGTCCCACCTGTTCCGGTAAGACAAAACTTAGTTTATTGCTTGCACAAAAATTTACTTCGGAAATTATTTCGGCTGATAGCCGGCAAGTTTTTAAATATTTAAATATTGGAACAGCCAAACCGTCAGATAAAGAATTAGATTCAGTTAAACACCACTTCATCAATTATTTAGATCCTGATGAAGAGTTTAATGTAAGCAAATTTGAAATTGAAGCAATTTCTTTGATTAACAATCTATTCTTACATAAGAAGATACCAATTGTTGTTGGTGGTTCAGGATTGTACATCAAAGCATTGATAGATGGAATTTTCAATTCGGTTGATACAGATGAAGAATTCCGATTGGACTTAAAACAAAAAATGGATGCGATGGGTAAAGAATATTTATATGAACAATTGCAAAAAGTTGATGCCCAAAGTGCTGAAAAAATGTTGCCCCAAAATTGGAAAAGAGTAATGCGGGCGCTGGAAGTTTTTCACCTAACAGGTGAGCCTATTTGGAAGCACCAGAATGAATATAAGCGTGAGCTGGATTTTGAATTTATCCAAGTTGGATTGAACTGGAAACGCGATATACTTTATACAAATATAAATGATAGAGTAGAAAAAATGATTGCAATTGGTTTGGTTGATGAGGTTAAAAAAGTTTTTGCTTTAGGATATAGTAAAAAATTGAATTCATTAAATACAGTTGGTTATAAAGAAATAATATCTTTCATTAATAATGAAATATCTCTGGCAGGAGCAATTGAATTGATAAAAAGAAATACCCGCCGATTTGCCAAGCGCCAGATGACATGGTTCAGGAAGGATGAAAGAATTAAGTGGTTTGATGTAAACAGTGAAAATGATATTCCTGAAATTTCAAATGTTCTGGTAAAATTTTTCAACTGA
- a CDS encoding DUF1446 domain-containing protein produces MKEKIRIASGQGFWGDLIDAPFKQVVEGPIDYLVMDYLAEVTMSILQKQKNKNPKLGYAKDIPELMKRILLPCKQKGIKIITNGGGVNPIACAEAVLEVAKSLSITNLKIAVVLGDDIKDRIDEIISSGCELNNMETGESIKSFRERILSANVYFGAFPIVESLKLGADVVITGRTTDTGLTLAPMIYEFGWSENDFDFLSAGTIAGHILECGAQASGGNFLGDWESVERMEDIGFPIAEAYPNGEFTITKHQSLGGKVSFETIAEQLVYEIGDPKIYITPDCVADFTSIKLEDLGENRVRVFNIKGKPATEFYKVSCSYSDGYSAVGTLTYSWPQALTKAKAADKILRKRLENLHLNFEEIRTEFVGYNSCHGPLAEEIDEEKINEVMLRIAVRSKDYNSVERFGKEIAPLILTGPPSVTGFAGGRPKPTEVVAYWPALIPKELVQPVIKIID; encoded by the coding sequence ATGAAAGAAAAAATTAGAATTGCATCCGGACAAGGTTTTTGGGGCGACTTAATTGATGCTCCTTTCAAGCAGGTTGTTGAAGGACCAATCGATTATCTTGTAATGGATTATCTTGCAGAGGTTACGATGTCCATTCTTCAGAAACAGAAAAATAAAAATCCAAAACTTGGTTACGCCAAAGACATTCCGGAATTGATGAAAAGAATTCTTTTACCATGTAAACAAAAAGGAATTAAAATCATTACAAATGGCGGTGGAGTAAATCCTATTGCTTGTGCAGAAGCTGTTCTTGAAGTTGCAAAATCATTATCTATTACAAATTTAAAAATTGCAGTTGTACTTGGTGATGATATTAAAGATAGAATTGATGAAATAATTTCGTCTGGCTGCGAATTAAACAATATGGAAACGGGCGAATCCATTAAGTCATTCCGAGAGAGAATTTTATCGGCTAATGTTTATTTTGGAGCATTCCCGATTGTTGAATCTTTAAAGCTGGGAGCAGATGTTGTAATAACGGGTAGAACAACTGATACAGGATTAACCTTAGCTCCAATGATTTATGAATTTGGTTGGAGTGAAAATGATTTTGATTTCCTTTCAGCGGGAACAATTGCCGGGCATATTTTAGAATGTGGTGCCCAGGCTTCCGGTGGAAATTTTTTAGGTGATTGGGAATCAGTTGAAAGAATGGAGGATATTGGTTTTCCAATAGCAGAAGCTTACCCAAACGGAGAATTTACAATAACAAAACATCAATCACTTGGTGGTAAAGTTAGTTTTGAAACGATAGCTGAACAATTAGTTTACGAAATTGGTGATCCGAAAATTTATATAACGCCGGATTGTGTAGCTGATTTTACATCAATTAAATTGGAAGACTTGGGAGAAAACAGAGTTAGAGTATTTAACATTAAAGGAAAACCTGCCACTGAGTTTTATAAAGTTTCCTGCTCTTATTCTGATGGATATTCTGCAGTTGGAACTTTAACATATTCCTGGCCCCAGGCATTAACAAAAGCCAAAGCTGCTGATAAGATTTTAAGAAAACGATTGGAGAATTTACATCTTAATTTTGAAGAAATACGAACTGAGTTTGTTGGATACAATTCATGCCACGGTCCTTTAGCGGAAGAAATTGATGAAGAGAAGATCAATGAGGTTATGTTGAGAATTGCGGTACGTTCTAAGGATTACAATTCGGTTGAAAGATTTGGGAAAGAAATTGCTCCATTAATTTTAACTGGACCACCAAGTGTAACTGGATTTGCAGGCGGCAGACCAAAACCAACCGAAGTTGTTGCATATTGGCCAGCACTGATTCCAAAAGAATTAGTTCAACCGGTTATAAAGATAATTGATTAG
- a CDS encoding DUF5698 domain-containing protein — translation MIESLVSALLIMMMRVCDVTIGTVRTILVIQGRKYYAGIAGFFEVLIWIFAMRFIVQHLDNIVNLFGYATGFGLGNIIGITIEQRIGMGFLQLNVISRHFTDKIADALRSAHIGVTILPGEGGAGGVSILVVVIKRKLQRKVMKIVESIDPHAFISVQPSVPYRGYINGARK, via the coding sequence ATGATAGAATCCTTAGTAAGTGCGTTACTTATAATGATGATGAGAGTTTGCGACGTTACAATTGGTACCGTCAGAACCATTCTTGTAATACAGGGAAGAAAATATTATGCAGGTATTGCAGGATTCTTTGAAGTGTTAATCTGGATATTTGCCATGCGATTTATAGTGCAACATCTTGATAATATTGTTAATCTTTTTGGTTATGCCACTGGTTTTGGTTTAGGAAATATTATTGGAATTACAATAGAGCAAAGGATTGGGATGGGGTTCCTCCAATTAAATGTTATCTCCCGGCATTTTACTGATAAAATTGCCGATGCTCTCAGAAGCGCACATATTGGTGTTACAATATTACCTGGTGAAGGTGGTGCAGGTGGAGTTTCTATTCTGGTTGTAGTAATTAAAAGGAAGCTACAAAGGAAAGTTATGAAAATTGTGGAGTCAATTGATCCACACGCTTTTATTTCTGTTCAACCATCAGTACCATACCGAGGTTACATTAACGGTGCAAGAAAATGA
- a CDS encoding protein-L-isoaspartate(D-aspartate) O-methyltransferase: MYESERKELIEKISRNGVSDNNVLKAMHEVERHLFIPGVMVSNAYKDVALPIGYNQTISQPYTVAFMTQALKIRPGYKILEVGTGSGYQAAIIEKMGAKVFTIERQPDIFLRTQKLFDKLGIRVACRLGDGTIGWAEFAPFDGIIVTAGSPTVPENLKKQLTVGGRLVIPVGDRKSQSLKILTKKDDETFEIENIPQFTFVPLIGKEGWKEK; encoded by the coding sequence ATGTATGAATCTGAAAGAAAAGAATTGATTGAGAAGATTTCCAGGAATGGTGTGTCTGATAATAATGTTCTAAAAGCAATGCATGAAGTTGAAAGACATCTTTTTATTCCAGGTGTTATGGTTTCTAATGCATATAAAGATGTTGCCTTACCAATCGGTTACAACCAAACAATTTCGCAACCATACACTGTTGCATTTATGACTCAAGCATTAAAGATACGTCCGGGTTATAAAATATTAGAAGTCGGAACAGGATCAGGTTACCAGGCAGCTATTATAGAAAAGATGGGAGCTAAAGTTTTTACAATAGAACGCCAACCAGATATTTTTTTAAGAACACAAAAACTATTTGATAAATTAGGAATTAGAGTTGCATGCAGGTTAGGAGATGGGACAATTGGCTGGGCAGAATTTGCCCCGTTCGATGGAATTATTGTTACTGCCGGTAGCCCAACTGTACCAGAAAATTTGAAAAAACAATTAACTGTGGGTGGACGTTTAGTAATTCCAGTTGGTGATAGAAAATCTCAATCCCTAAAAATACTTACTAAAAAAGATGATGAAACTTTCGAGATAGAAAATATTCCTCAATTTACATTTGTACCATTAATTGGTAAAGAAGGTTGGAAAGAAAAGTAA
- a CDS encoding TonB-dependent receptor: protein MKFVYVLLITLSLGFSVPIAAGTTGKIAGKATDAETGQPLMGVNIIVEGTSMGAATNADGSYAILNVPPGTYNIRFSMVSYEKVTIKGVVVEIDLTSVVNADLHTTTLTVGEVVVSAHQPVVVKDVANSVLNIKTEDIETLPVHTITEVLKLQAGIQQGSSGILVRGGGANQTIYLVDGFSLNDERSNIPYSALSLASAKNIQIQTGGFNAEYGNVRSGIVNVITKDGDRDRYSATINVSYASPQQKHFGISPYNVNSYYNRPYTDPTVCWTGTNNGAWDQYTKESYPSFQGWNAIALKTLQDDNPANDLTPLGAKKLWEWQRRRTGDINKPDYTIDAGFGGPVPFVGQELGNLRFYLSYFAERDMFVIPLSRDAYTDNHLELKFNSNITPDIKLLVMGIYGEDHSVSPYEWTTTPTGYLMRSQAEVADLLSSTDGMNVLYMPDRYSPSSIYRNVIGISLTHVLSPTTFYDATFQRNENRYKTFQSQLRDTSKIYEPIAGYFVDEAPYGYWGYSTGSIDGVMSMGGWMNLGRDKSVNSTTSLMFNLTSQFDKYNQVKAGFQFYYNDMNISSGTYSPSMSTWTRNLQYHIFPYRLGVYAQDKLEFQGFIANIGARFDYSNPNSDYLELDPYNNLYSAGAGKLITQNSPKQKATSEMYLSPRLGISHPITEDSKLYFNYGHFVSEPSSSYRFLLQQEANGQVDYMGNPNMNYEKTIAYELGYEQNLFNTVLLHLAAYYKDVTHQPGWILYQSINTSVNYYQAASNNYADIRGFEVTLSKVSGGWFKGFINYTYNVVTSGYFDITQYFQDLNKQRAYLLLNPQQSKPVPQPYARANVEFDSPDDFGPVMFGMNPLGGWSLSILANWQSGAHATYNPNNIPGVSNNVQWVDYFGADMRLAKDFRGFGDLLKLNFQLYLDISNVFNFKFLNTTGFVDSYDYQDYLTSLCFPFETGDQNGNDRIGEYRPGNVAYDPLQSNPNNDPEITKANNHRKETKSYINMPNDESMSFLNPRHFSLGIRVNF from the coding sequence ATGAAATTTGTATACGTTTTGCTTATAACATTATCTTTAGGTTTCTCCGTTCCCATTGCAGCAGGAACAACTGGAAAGATTGCTGGGAAAGCAACCGATGCAGAAACCGGACAACCACTTATGGGTGTTAATATTATAGTTGAAGGAACTTCCATGGGTGCGGCTACGAATGCAGATGGCTCATATGCAATTTTAAATGTTCCTCCTGGTACTTACAACATCAGATTCAGTATGGTAAGTTATGAAAAGGTTACTATCAAGGGTGTTGTAGTTGAGATAGATTTGACTAGTGTGGTTAATGCTGATTTGCATACAACAACTCTTACAGTGGGTGAAGTTGTTGTTTCTGCACACCAACCAGTGGTTGTAAAAGACGTGGCAAACAGTGTACTTAATATCAAAACAGAAGATATCGAAACATTGCCTGTTCATACTATTACTGAAGTTCTAAAATTACAAGCTGGAATTCAGCAGGGAAGCAGCGGTATCTTAGTTCGTGGTGGAGGTGCAAACCAAACAATCTATTTGGTTGATGGTTTCAGTCTTAATGATGAACGATCGAATATTCCATATTCCGCACTTAGTCTGGCTTCAGCAAAGAATATCCAGATACAAACTGGCGGATTTAATGCTGAATATGGCAATGTAAGATCTGGTATTGTTAATGTTATTACAAAAGATGGTGATCGGGATCGTTATTCCGCAACTATAAATGTAAGTTACGCTTCACCGCAACAGAAGCATTTTGGTATATCTCCGTACAATGTGAACTCATATTATAACCGTCCTTATACTGATCCTACAGTTTGCTGGACCGGCACTAATAACGGGGCATGGGATCAGTATACGAAGGAGAGTTATCCTTCTTTTCAGGGATGGAATGCCATTGCGTTAAAAACACTTCAGGATGATAATCCTGCGAATGATCTTACACCTTTGGGTGCAAAGAAATTGTGGGAGTGGCAGCGTCGTCGCACCGGTGATATAAACAAACCTGATTATACAATTGATGCGGGATTTGGCGGTCCGGTTCCGTTTGTTGGGCAGGAATTAGGTAACCTTCGTTTCTATTTATCGTACTTTGCTGAACGTGATATGTTTGTTATTCCTCTTTCCCGTGATGCTTATACCGATAATCACCTTGAATTGAAATTCAATTCTAATATCACTCCGGACATCAAACTTTTAGTTATGGGAATTTATGGAGAAGATCATTCGGTATCTCCATATGAATGGACAACAACTCCTACTGGTTATTTAATGAGAAGCCAGGCGGAAGTCGCCGATCTTCTATCCAGTACTGATGGGATGAATGTTTTATACATGCCGGATAGATATAGCCCAAGCTCAATCTATCGTAATGTAATCGGAATATCACTTACGCATGTGTTAAGTCCAACAACTTTCTATGACGCAACATTTCAGCGAAATGAAAATCGATATAAAACTTTCCAGAGTCAACTCCGTGATACTTCAAAAATTTATGAGCCGATTGCCGGGTATTTTGTAGACGAAGCGCCGTACGGTTATTGGGGTTACAGTACCGGATCTATTGATGGAGTAATGAGTATGGGTGGTTGGATGAATCTTGGTCGTGATAAAAGTGTTAACTCTACTACATCTTTAATGTTCAATCTTACAAGTCAGTTTGATAAATATAACCAGGTTAAGGCAGGCTTTCAGTTTTATTATAATGATATGAATATCAGTTCAGGCACGTACAGCCCATCGATGTCAACATGGACAAGAAATTTGCAATACCACATTTTCCCATACCGACTTGGTGTATATGCCCAGGACAAACTCGAATTCCAGGGTTTCATTGCTAACATTGGTGCAAGATTCGATTATTCTAATCCAAATTCAGATTATTTGGAACTCGATCCATATAACAATTTATATAGCGCTGGTGCAGGTAAATTAATAACTCAAAATTCGCCTAAGCAAAAGGCAACATCAGAAATGTATTTAAGCCCTCGGCTTGGAATTTCGCATCCAATAACTGAGGATTCGAAATTGTATTTTAATTATGGGCATTTCGTTTCCGAACCATCATCTTCTTACAGGTTCCTTCTTCAACAAGAAGCTAATGGTCAGGTGGACTATATGGGAAATCCTAACATGAACTATGAAAAGACAATAGCTTATGAGTTAGGCTACGAGCAGAATTTATTCAACACAGTACTTCTTCATCTTGCCGCATATTATAAAGATGTAACTCATCAACCCGGTTGGATACTCTATCAAAGTATCAATACATCAGTTAATTATTATCAAGCTGCAAGTAATAACTATGCTGATATCCGTGGATTTGAAGTAACCCTGTCAAAAGTTTCTGGAGGATGGTTCAAGGGATTTATTAACTACACTTATAATGTAGTTACTTCAGGGTACTTTGATATAACTCAATATTTTCAGGACCTTAACAAACAGCGTGCATACTTATTACTCAATCCACAGCAATCTAAACCAGTACCGCAGCCATATGCCAGAGCTAACGTTGAGTTCGATTCACCAGATGATTTTGGTCCAGTAATGTTTGGCATGAATCCGCTTGGTGGCTGGAGTTTAAGTATTCTTGCAAATTGGCAGTCGGGAGCGCACGCTACGTATAATCCAAATAATATCCCCGGCGTTTCAAACAATGTTCAGTGGGTAGATTATTTTGGAGCCGATATGAGATTGGCAAAAGATTTCCGTGGATTTGGCGACCTTCTTAAATTGAATTTCCAACTCTATCTGGACATCTCAAATGTATTTAACTTTAAATTCCTTAACACGACTGGTTTTGTAGATTCGTACGATTATCAGGATTATCTCACATCACTCTGTTTCCCATTTGAAACTGGCGATCAAAATGGAAATGACCGGATCGGCGAATATCGTCCTGGTAATGTAGCGTATGATCCGCTTCAATCTAATCCCAACAACGATCCGGAGATTACTAAAGCGAACAACCATAGAAAGGAAACAAAATCTTATATCAATATGCCTAATGATGAATCAATGTCGTTTCTTAATCCTCGTCATTTTAGTCTTGGTATCAGGGTAAATTTCTGA
- a CDS encoding PorV/PorQ family protein: protein MKINTTNFISRRFLPALLLSIIAQFIFMSSLYSQVKLAQTGFGFLSVSTDARATAMGEAVTTVGGTATSLFFNPAGISEMTSLVQAGVSQMKWIADIKYFSGSLAFAPFKGEYGVLGLDFTRVNYGEFKFTSVASNEQGFVDLAGYPEPYAYAIKLVYGKRLSEEFAVGGRVKYAYQNLGSSQVPVYNQVIIDSVLTTDTTYEVKKYSLNVLAFDFGTIYRTGFKSLAFGMSISNFSREIAYERESFQLPLTFRFGISMNLMDFIPTMSEYNSFILSIDAVHPRSYSEYLNIGGEYVFMNTLALRAGYVTKQDDYGLTLGFGVHKFGFAFDYSYISHKVLNNVQRFSFSFAL, encoded by the coding sequence ATGAAAATTAATACTACTAACTTCATTTCGAGGCGATTTCTACCTGCGCTTCTGCTATCAATTATAGCACAGTTTATTTTTATGTCATCTTTATATTCTCAGGTAAAATTAGCTCAAACTGGATTTGGTTTCCTTAGTGTAAGCACAGATGCCAGAGCAACAGCTATGGGTGAGGCAGTTACTACTGTTGGCGGAACTGCTACTTCATTGTTTTTTAACCCGGCTGGGATATCTGAAATGACTTCCTTGGTACAAGCCGGTGTGAGTCAGATGAAGTGGATTGCGGATATAAAATATTTTTCTGGTTCTCTTGCATTTGCTCCATTCAAAGGAGAATACGGAGTGCTTGGTCTTGATTTTACAAGGGTGAATTACGGTGAATTCAAATTTACCAGTGTTGCCAGTAATGAACAGGGCTTTGTTGATTTGGCTGGCTATCCTGAACCATACGCATATGCTATAAAACTCGTATATGGAAAAAGGCTTTCAGAGGAGTTTGCTGTTGGTGGAAGAGTAAAATATGCATATCAAAATCTCGGTTCAAGTCAGGTTCCGGTTTATAACCAGGTGATAATAGATTCAGTGTTAACAACGGATACTACTTACGAAGTGAAGAAGTATTCCCTGAATGTTCTTGCATTTGATTTTGGAACGATTTACAGAACCGGATTCAAAAGTCTAGCTTTCGGAATGTCTATTAGCAATTTTTCCAGGGAGATTGCATATGAGCGTGAGAGTTTCCAACTACCCTTAACATTCAGATTCGGGATATCAATGAATCTTATGGATTTTATCCCGACTATGTCCGAATATAATTCTTTTATTTTATCAATTGATGCAGTCCATCCGCGTTCATATTCTGAGTATCTAAATATCGGTGGTGAGTATGTTTTTATGAATACTTTAGCACTTCGTGCAGGTTATGTTACTAAACAGGATGATTATGGTTTAACATTAGGTTTTGGTGTACATAAATTCGGTTTCGCTTTTGACTATTCCTATATATCACACAAGGTTTTAAATAATGTACAAAGATTCTCATTTAGTTTCGCACTATAA
- a CDS encoding IPT/TIG domain-containing protein — protein sequence MKKQLFKTFILTILLAFASLIYFVGCSDEVSPSLYSNSSDAIGATPEITSVDPPNAAIAAVTTITIAGKNFLSDTSSVKVYFGKKPGTILTASPTQLTVVSPNVWGSLKIKISINSAVPYSNTYDYVLQAAAKDYYPDKKDITNKPTSVIVDKMENVFSYNSTIGVVQITPDSVSSVYSTKGGETYWTTMRFGTNGVLYGVRGLQAIFSIPAGGGVKNSSWVALAPSSLKISKIDFDPLGNLWAAGKNANIYRIKQDKSYIPFPFDYNVTAMRVFINNGITYLYVAAQLNSRTTIMRLPIDANGDLGTPETYFDFSENYGANFIVNDLTFAADGEMYLATDLPSPIVYVNSDKSNGLLYSGILLESPALSFAWGNGNFLYYVRSQMTDANGVVVLPPSVVKLNMLKPGAPYYGM from the coding sequence ATGAAAAAACAATTATTTAAAACATTCATATTAACAATACTTTTGGCATTTGCCTCATTGATTTATTTTGTTGGCTGCTCGGATGAAGTATCACCAAGTCTTTATTCCAACTCTTCAGACGCTATTGGAGCAACACCGGAGATCACTTCGGTAGATCCTCCAAATGCTGCAATAGCGGCAGTAACTACCATAACTATTGCTGGTAAAAACTTTTTATCAGATACATCATCAGTTAAGGTATATTTTGGTAAGAAACCCGGAACTATACTTACAGCCTCCCCAACACAGTTGACTGTAGTTTCTCCAAATGTATGGGGTTCATTAAAGATAAAGATTAGTATAAACTCTGCTGTGCCATATAGTAATACATATGATTATGTTCTTCAAGCGGCTGCTAAAGATTATTACCCTGATAAAAAAGATATAACAAATAAACCAACCAGTGTTATTGTTGATAAAATGGAAAACGTTTTCTCTTACAATTCAACAATTGGTGTTGTTCAAATTACTCCAGATAGTGTTTCAAGTGTTTATTCTACAAAAGGTGGAGAAACTTACTGGACAACAATGAGGTTCGGCACAAATGGAGTTCTATATGGCGTTAGAGGTTTACAGGCAATATTTTCAATTCCTGCTGGTGGCGGTGTTAAAAACTCTTCCTGGGTTGCTCTTGCACCAAGCTCACTTAAGATTTCGAAAATAGATTTTGATCCATTGGGAAATTTATGGGCAGCTGGTAAAAACGCTAATATTTATAGAATTAAACAGGATAAAAGTTATATCCCGTTTCCGTTTGATTACAATGTAACAGCTATGCGAGTTTTCATCAATAATGGTATAACTTATTTGTATGTAGCAGCCCAGCTTAATTCCAGGACTACGATAATGCGTTTACCTATTGATGCAAATGGTGATCTCGGAACACCGGAAACTTATTTTGATTTCTCCGAAAATTATGGTGCAAATTTTATAGTTAATGACCTAACCTTTGCTGCAGACGGTGAGATGTACCTTGCAACAGATTTACCATCACCAATTGTTTATGTTAATTCGGATAAATCAAACGGGCTATTGTATTCTGGAATACTTTTAGAATCGCCAGCCTTATCATTTGCATGGGGAAATGGAAACTTTCTTTATTATGTAAGAAGTCAAATGACTGATGCTAATGGAGTGGTTGTTCTACCTCCATCTGTTGTTAAATTAAATATGCTTAAACCGGGGGCACCTTATTACGGAATGTAA